In Oncorhynchus keta strain PuntledgeMale-10-30-2019 unplaced genomic scaffold, Oket_V2 Un_scaffold_139_pilon_pilon, whole genome shotgun sequence, the following proteins share a genomic window:
- the LOC127927408 gene encoding uncharacterized protein LOC127927408, producing MEVLCSARQHGGPLFSEAAWRSSVQRGSMEVLCSARQHGGPLFSEAARRSSVQRGSTEVLCSARQHGGPLFSEAARRSSVQRGSTEVLCSARQHGGPLFSEAARRSSVQRGSTEVLCSARQHGGPLFSEAARRSSVQRGSTEVLCSARQHGGPLFSEAARRSSVQRGSMEVLCSLTARQHGGPLFSDSKAAWRSSVQRGSMEVLCSLTARQSSTPRGERLDVSVFYT from the exons ATGGAGGTCCTCTGTTCAGCGAGGCAGCATGGAGGTCCTCTGTTCAGCGAGGCAGCATGGAGGTCCTCTGTTCAGCGAGGCAGCATGGAGGTCCTCTGTTCAGCGAGGCAGCACGGAGGTCCTCTGTTCAGCGAGGCAGCAAGGAGGTCCTCTGTTCAGCGAGGCAGCACGGAGGTCCTCTGTTCAGCGAGGCAGCACGGAGGTCCTCTGTTCAGCGAGGCAGCACGGAGGTCCTCTGTTCAGCGAGGCAGCACGGAGGTCCTCTGTTCAGCGAGGCAGCACGGAGGTCCTCTGTTCAGCGAGGCAGCACGGAG GTCCTCTGTTCAGCGAGGCAGCACGGAGGTCCTCTGTTCAGCGAGGCAGCACGGAGGTCCTCTGTTCAGCGAGGCAGCACGGAGGTCCTCTGTTCAGCGAGGCAGCACGGAGGTCCTCTGTTCAGCGAGGCAGCACGGAGGTCCTCTGTTCAGCGAGGCAGCACGGAGGTCCTCTGTTCAGCGAGGCAGCATGGAGGTCCTCTGTTCTCTGACAGCGAGGCAGCATGGAGGTCCTCTGTTCTCTGACAGCAAGGCAGCATGGAGGTCCTCTGTTCAGCGAGGCAGCATGGAGGTCCTCTGTTCTCTGACAGCAAGGCAGAGCTCTAcacctagaggagagagactagatgTATCAGTGTTTTacacctag